A region from the Palaeococcus ferrophilus DSM 13482 genome encodes:
- a CDS encoding RNA ligase, translating to MVSPGFRSILLDLGVREERLEALEAKGALVEDEFEGLRFLRFRDSAGKLRRGTVVFDRREVILGFPHIKRTVHLENGVKRLFRRKPFYVEEKVDGYNVRVALIRGRLLAFTRGGFVCPFTTERIEDFINPDFFKDYPNLVLAGEMAGPESPYIVEGPPYVKEDIQFFLFDIQEKLTGRSLPVGERYKLAEEYGIPQVERFGLYDSSKITELKELIERLSEERREGIVMKSPDMKRILKYVTPYANVNDIKIGSHIFFDLPHGYFMGRIKRLAFYLAENRIKGDDFEEYAKALGKALLQPFVESIWAVSEGEEVEETFTVRVKRIETAHRMVTHFERLGLKIHIDDIEPLDGMWRITFKRVYPDATHEMFELWNGKAFVD from the coding sequence ATGGTAAGCCCGGGATTCAGGAGTATTCTTCTCGACCTCGGCGTGAGGGAGGAGAGGCTGGAGGCCCTCGAGGCCAAGGGGGCCCTCGTGGAGGATGAGTTCGAGGGTTTGCGCTTCCTCCGCTTCAGGGACTCCGCGGGAAAGCTGAGGAGGGGGACGGTCGTCTTTGACCGGCGGGAGGTAATTCTCGGCTTCCCCCACATAAAGCGAACAGTCCACCTTGAGAACGGGGTGAAAAGGCTGTTTAGAAGAAAGCCCTTCTACGTCGAGGAGAAGGTGGACGGCTACAACGTCCGCGTTGCCCTCATAAGGGGCCGACTTCTGGCTTTCACGAGGGGAGGCTTTGTCTGCCCTTTCACCACCGAGAGGATTGAGGACTTCATAAACCCCGACTTCTTCAAGGATTATCCCAACCTTGTCCTCGCCGGCGAGATGGCCGGGCCCGAGAGCCCCTACATAGTCGAGGGGCCGCCCTACGTTAAAGAGGACATCCAGTTCTTCCTCTTCGACATCCAGGAGAAGCTTACCGGCAGGAGCCTTCCGGTGGGGGAGCGCTATAAACTTGCTGAAGAGTACGGGATTCCGCAGGTGGAGCGCTTCGGTCTCTACGACTCTTCCAAAATCACCGAGCTGAAGGAGCTGATCGAGAGACTAAGCGAGGAGAGGAGAGAGGGCATCGTGATGAAGAGCCCCGACATGAAGAGAATCCTCAAGTACGTAACCCCCTACGCCAACGTAAACGACATCAAGATAGGTTCCCACATCTTCTTTGACCTCCCCCACGGCTATTTTATGGGGAGGATAAAGAGGCTGGCCTTCTATCTCGCGGAGAACCGGATCAAAGGGGATGACTTCGAGGAGTACGCTAAAGCTCTTGGAAAAGCCCTCCTCCAGCCCTTCGTGGAGAGCATATGGGCCGTTTCCGAGGGCGAGGAGGTTGAGGAAACCTTTACCGTGAGGGTGAAGAGGATAGAGACGGCCCACAGAATGGTGACCCACTTCGAGAGGCTCGGCCTCAAAATCCACATAGATGACATAGAACCGCTCGATGGGATGTGGAGGATAACGTTCAAGAGGGTTTACCCCGATGCAACCCACGAGATGTTCGAACTCTGGAACGGCAAGGCCTTCGTGGATTGA
- a CDS encoding DHH family phosphoesterase, whose protein sequence is MRGKLRLKRFIEASREKSFLLLCHHNADPDSLGSAIAFSRYLDSLGIENRIGVAQSVSSYAKRLLEFKSAEVNPAVEEDVVVIFDTSSMEQLEPVEIPPDRPVILIDHHAEKERPIRADIRLVDPSRSSTAEIVWEFLEYAGFYDETAARAILAGIVTDTASFRFANADTFEILSKILRRFEISIGEIQALVAPVSDENVDQSKRMAILKACQRMELKKVGRFIIAYSRVSAYESLACKVFLQLGADVAVVGSEKKGVRISARAKDQLVKKGLHLGKLMEKVGPIIDGSGGGHAGAAGANGRENLDKAMELLVGELERFLRGVE, encoded by the coding sequence ATGAGGGGAAAACTCAGGCTCAAACGCTTCATTGAGGCCTCAAGGGAGAAGTCCTTCCTCCTGCTCTGCCACCACAACGCTGATCCTGACTCCCTCGGCTCCGCCATAGCGTTCTCGCGCTATTTGGATTCTCTCGGAATAGAGAACCGCATAGGGGTGGCCCAGAGCGTCTCCTCCTACGCGAAAAGGCTCCTCGAGTTCAAAAGCGCTGAAGTAAACCCCGCCGTTGAGGAGGACGTGGTGGTAATCTTCGATACATCCTCCATGGAACAGCTCGAGCCCGTGGAGATTCCCCCCGATAGGCCAGTCATCCTCATTGACCACCACGCCGAGAAGGAGAGACCGATAAGGGCCGATATACGGCTCGTTGACCCATCCCGGAGCTCAACGGCGGAGATAGTGTGGGAATTTCTTGAGTACGCTGGTTTCTATGATGAGACCGCCGCGAGGGCCATTCTCGCGGGGATAGTAACCGATACAGCCAGCTTCCGCTTCGCCAACGCCGATACCTTTGAGATTCTTTCGAAAATACTGCGCCGTTTTGAAATCTCTATAGGGGAGATACAGGCCCTCGTTGCTCCAGTCAGCGATGAGAACGTTGACCAGTCGAAGAGGATGGCCATTCTCAAGGCCTGCCAGCGCATGGAGCTGAAGAAGGTGGGGCGGTTCATAATTGCATACTCCAGGGTCTCTGCCTACGAGTCCCTGGCGTGCAAGGTGTTCCTCCAGCTCGGGGCGGACGTTGCCGTGGTGGGGAGTGAGAAGAAAGGGGTAAGGATTTCGGCCCGGGCCAAGGATCAGCTCGTCAAGAAGGGCCTCCACCTCGGAAAGCTCATGGAGAAGGTTGGGCCCATCATAGACGGCTCGGGAGGGGGGCACGCCGGTGCCGCCGGTGCAAACGGCAGGGAGAACCTCGATAAGGCTATGGAGCTTCTTGTGGGGGAACTTGAGAGGTTCCTCAGGGGAGTGGAGTAG
- a CDS encoding nucleotidyltransferase domain-containing protein — MDYRTMAEKFAEDVRNSLGDVVRDIILFGSVARGDYRGDSDIDILIVVDTDPWEIQKRVSDLVVEYLLKQGAYISAKVVSVEEFELMKDINTAFYTNIRREGVSLGQ; from the coding sequence ATGGACTATCGTACAATGGCGGAGAAGTTTGCAGAGGACGTTAGGAACTCCCTTGGAGATGTGGTTAGGGATATCATACTCTTCGGTTCTGTGGCCCGGGGGGATTATAGAGGCGACAGTGATATAGACATTCTCATCGTCGTTGACACTGATCCCTGGGAGATTCAAAAGAGGGTCTCCGACCTGGTGGTGGAGTATCTCCTGAAACAGGGTGCCTATATCTCTGCCAAAGTCGTGAGCGTTGAGGAGTTCGAGCTTATGAAGGACATAAACACCGCGTTCTATACCAACATCCGCAGGGAGGGAGTCTCACTTGGTCAGTGA
- a CDS encoding DUF3194 domain-containing protein: MKRVIHMGLPELSEEQLIEIGELAQGVVLKKVFSVLHRSDVKDIEVTARINRNETLDLEVEAYVEVPVFVRVDVERLVDEALEEAYAAVEKRLREIAGKD; encoded by the coding sequence ATGAAACGTGTTATTCACATGGGCCTTCCGGAGCTGTCGGAGGAGCAGCTTATCGAGATTGGAGAGCTTGCCCAGGGGGTCGTTTTGAAAAAAGTGTTCTCCGTCCTCCACAGGAGCGACGTTAAGGACATTGAGGTGACCGCGAGGATAAACCGCAATGAGACCCTTGACCTCGAGGTTGAGGCCTACGTTGAGGTTCCGGTCTTCGTGAGGGTGGATGTAGAGAGGCTCGTTGACGAGGCCCTCGAGGAGGCTTACGCGGCCGTCGAGAAGAGACTCAGGGAGATCGCTGGAAAAGATTAA
- a CDS encoding ATP-binding protein: protein MERYGSAEDFLFEYAYVRASRYLLAEAYVFEALKDGDYDELHDGLARVLANVPALERRKAALLSAERNRGELKGLRGGNKLGYQKLKILEPLISHMLDKTLVKRYILSFHEREFGRIIPRELKVKTLPGKATVIIGPRRAGKTYYLFSLIESESPEKYLYVDFEHPVFHPMTPRDFIDVLDAYHELYPEIKRPVIMLDEVQAVPDWERIVRYLLDEGYTVYVTGSSSKLLSREVATHLRGRSLTYTLFPLSFREFLHFKGLSYEGRDFYRDHPKIMGLLDEYLRFGAYPEIALAPEDVKELILRDYLDVLIKKDVLERHRVKNVYLLNELLYFSLRSYSKYVSIDSLYRLFKGRLKVTKRTIANYLAHLEEAFAIFLVKRYERSPKGRIVAPRKLYLIDTGLAVFGEKDPARDMENVVFLELLRRHSPNAEVTHWKDEQGREVDFVVSEKGARELIQVSLRLDDEKTRKREFLALLHASKRLKCDNLKIITLEEEGTEEVSLYGMRGKIELVSLAKWLLGGERLISSKAQL from the coding sequence ATGGAAAGGTACGGGAGCGCTGAGGACTTTCTCTTCGAGTACGCGTACGTGAGGGCTTCCCGCTACCTCCTCGCAGAGGCTTACGTCTTTGAGGCGCTGAAGGATGGGGACTACGATGAGCTACACGACGGCCTCGCCAGAGTCCTCGCGAACGTCCCCGCACTGGAGAGAAGAAAGGCAGCACTCCTAAGTGCCGAGAGGAACAGGGGAGAGCTGAAAGGCCTGAGGGGTGGGAATAAGTTAGGGTACCAAAAACTTAAAATATTGGAACCCTTAATTTCACATATGCTCGACAAAACGCTCGTCAAGAGGTACATCCTCAGCTTCCATGAGAGGGAGTTTGGGAGGATAATCCCGAGGGAGCTGAAGGTCAAAACACTGCCCGGAAAAGCAACGGTCATAATCGGCCCAAGAAGGGCGGGAAAAACCTACTACCTCTTCTCCCTCATTGAAAGTGAGAGCCCTGAAAAGTACCTCTACGTTGACTTTGAGCACCCGGTCTTCCACCCGATGACGCCGAGGGACTTCATAGACGTTCTCGATGCTTACCACGAGCTTTATCCCGAGATAAAACGCCCGGTTATCATGCTCGACGAGGTTCAGGCCGTTCCCGACTGGGAGAGAATCGTCCGCTATCTGCTTGATGAAGGTTACACCGTCTACGTAACGGGTTCATCCTCAAAGCTCCTCTCCCGCGAGGTGGCGACCCATTTGAGGGGCCGGTCCTTAACCTACACCCTCTTCCCCCTCTCTTTCAGGGAGTTCCTCCACTTCAAGGGCCTCAGCTATGAGGGCAGGGACTTCTACAGGGATCACCCAAAAATAATGGGGCTTCTCGATGAGTACCTCCGTTTTGGAGCGTATCCTGAGATAGCTTTGGCGCCTGAAGATGTGAAAGAGCTTATACTGAGGGACTACCTCGACGTCCTCATCAAAAAAGACGTCCTTGAGAGGCACAGGGTTAAAAACGTCTACCTCCTGAATGAGCTCCTCTACTTCTCCCTCCGGAGCTATTCAAAGTACGTCTCCATTGATTCCCTCTACAGGCTCTTTAAAGGCAGGCTGAAGGTAACGAAGAGAACGATAGCCAACTACCTCGCCCACCTTGAGGAGGCCTTCGCCATCTTCCTCGTCAAAAGGTATGAACGCTCCCCTAAGGGCAGGATAGTTGCTCCGAGAAAGCTCTACCTCATAGACACTGGACTGGCAGTTTTTGGAGAAAAAGATCCGGCGAGGGACATGGAGAACGTCGTTTTCCTTGAGCTGCTGCGGAGGCATTCGCCGAATGCCGAGGTTACCCACTGGAAGGACGAGCAGGGGAGGGAGGTGGATTTCGTCGTCTCGGAGAAGGGAGCTAGGGAGCTGATTCAGGTCAGCCTCAGGCTCGACGATGAAAAAACAAGGAAGAGGGAGTTTTTGGCCCTTCTACATGCATCGAAAAGGCTCAAGTGCGATAACCTGAAAATAATAACGCTTGAGGAAGAGGGAACCGAGGAGGTCTCTCTCTACGGCATGAGGGGAAAGATTGAGTTAGTGTCCCTCGCAAAGTGGCTCCTCGGCGGGGAAAGGCTTATCTCTTCCAAAGCCCAACTTTAG
- a CDS encoding ATP-binding protein, with the protein MIMQKFVNRKEELSRLREAFKRNALIIIYGRRRVGKTRLIVEAVKDIQHIYHLCKEEEVSETLKSLSLKLFNITGNERFVRQPLSSFDEFFEVLPSGVVLIFDEFQVLARNYPRILGLLQEYLDFRGENPVVLCGSSVSMMEELTQYGSPIYGRRSLALKVKPLSFFHVREFLPGYSVEELVKTYAVLDGIPEYLLHFSPSLTPEENIRREFFGRGFLYGEAELLLRYELRDLSTYNTILEALSYGHRSFGELRNATGIDGSKLPRYLGVLIELGIVRKEVPVTLKGKEKGRRRNARYSIGDNYFAFYYSFVYPFKDEIETGLLDAPLKNFEEGFNRYLGFAFEGIAKQFLFELNREGKLPFRFAKIGRWWHKGEEIGLVALNERERKALFVEVKWKDLSEREARGILKDLERKAELVGLEDWEKHYGLVAKNVEEKEKLREEGWLVWDLGDFE; encoded by the coding sequence ATGATTATGCAAAAGTTCGTCAATAGAAAGGAGGAGCTCTCCAGGCTTCGAGAGGCTTTCAAAAGGAACGCCCTGATAATCATCTATGGACGAAGGAGAGTTGGAAAGACCCGTCTCATTGTGGAGGCCGTGAAGGACATCCAGCACATCTACCATCTCTGCAAGGAGGAGGAAGTGAGCGAGACCCTGAAGAGCCTGAGCCTTAAACTGTTCAATATCACTGGGAACGAGAGGTTTGTAAGGCAGCCTCTCTCTTCCTTTGACGAGTTCTTTGAGGTTCTTCCATCGGGTGTGGTTTTAATCTTCGATGAGTTCCAGGTTCTTGCGAGAAACTACCCGAGAATCCTTGGCCTCCTCCAGGAGTACCTCGACTTTAGGGGGGAAAACCCAGTAGTCCTGTGCGGGTCGAGCGTTTCAATGATGGAAGAACTCACCCAGTACGGAAGCCCCATCTACGGGAGAAGGAGCCTGGCCCTGAAGGTTAAACCTCTGTCCTTCTTCCATGTTCGCGAGTTTCTTCCCGGCTACTCCGTTGAAGAGCTCGTTAAGACGTACGCCGTTCTTGACGGCATCCCAGAGTATCTCCTCCATTTTAGCCCTTCGCTCACACCGGAAGAGAACATTCGGAGGGAGTTCTTTGGGAGGGGCTTCCTTTACGGGGAGGCAGAGCTTCTGCTCCGCTACGAGCTCAGGGACTTAAGCACTTACAACACAATCCTTGAGGCCCTGAGTTACGGCCACAGGTCTTTTGGTGAGTTAAGGAACGCAACGGGGATAGACGGTTCTAAACTCCCCCGCTATTTGGGCGTTCTCATCGAGCTCGGCATCGTGAGGAAAGAAGTGCCGGTGACCTTAAAGGGCAAGGAGAAGGGCCGGAGAAGAAACGCGAGGTACTCTATAGGGGACAACTACTTCGCGTTCTACTACTCCTTTGTTTACCCGTTCAAGGACGAGATAGAGACTGGCCTCCTCGATGCCCCCCTCAAAAACTTCGAGGAGGGCTTCAACCGCTACCTCGGCTTTGCCTTTGAGGGGATAGCCAAGCAGTTTCTTTTTGAGCTGAACAGGGAAGGGAAGCTTCCCTTCAGGTTCGCGAAAATCGGCCGCTGGTGGCATAAGGGCGAGGAGATTGGCCTCGTTGCTCTCAACGAGCGTGAGAGGAAGGCGCTCTTCGTCGAGGTCAAGTGGAAGGATTTGAGCGAGAGGGAGGCGAGGGGAATCTTGAAGGACTTGGAGAGGAAGGCCGAGCTCGTAGGGCTGGAGGATTGGGAGAAGCATTACGGATTAGTAGCTAAAAACGTCGAGGAGAAGGAAAAACTTAGAGAAGAGGGCTGGCTTGTCTGGGACTTGGGGGATTTTGAGTAG
- a CDS encoding HEPN domain-containing protein, producing the protein MVSEEVFLLLEHAHESLSSAELLLENGLYRDSMSRAYYAMFYAASALLRSKGIVAKSHRGVIAKFGLEFVKKGVVEAYYAKALALAESLRERADYDSTFRPTPEEAEEIVKEARRFVERVEKALEELK; encoded by the coding sequence TTGGTCAGTGAAGAAGTGTTCCTCCTCCTGGAGCATGCCCACGAATCCCTCAGTTCGGCGGAACTGCTTCTTGAAAACGGTCTTTACCGTGACTCAATGAGCAGGGCATATTACGCTATGTTTTATGCCGCCAGCGCGCTCCTCAGGTCTAAAGGAATTGTTGCAAAAAGTCATCGAGGGGTTATAGCAAAATTTGGTCTCGAATTCGTAAAGAAGGGGGTGGTCGAGGCATACTACGCCAAAGCCCTCGCCCTAGCCGAGAGCCTGAGAGAGCGGGCAGACTATGACTCAACGTTCAGACCCACCCCTGAAGAAGCTGAGGAGATAGTCAAAGAGGCCAGGAGGTTCGTGGAAAGAGTGGAAAAAGCCCTGGAGGAGCTGAAATGA
- the pcc1 gene encoding KEOPS complex subunit Pcc1 has product MSEPIRGIIEIEFPNEEVARVVYESVKLEHESVPYRRSRIEFRQEGRKVVIEFTAADNSALRGTLNSYLRWIKVAMDSFEI; this is encoded by the coding sequence ATGAGTGAACCCATCAGGGGCATCATAGAGATTGAGTTTCCAAACGAGGAAGTGGCGAGGGTGGTTTACGAAAGCGTAAAACTGGAGCACGAGAGCGTGCCCTACAGGAGGAGCAGAATAGAGTTCAGGCAGGAGGGGAGGAAGGTCGTCATCGAGTTCACCGCCGCCGACAACTCCGCCCTCAGGGGAACACTCAACTCCTACCTGAGGTGGATAAAGGTGGCTATGGACTCCTTCGAGATTTAG
- a CDS encoding nucleotidyltransferase domain-containing protein, with product MFLITQLRRDFEEFRNSCMGILLYGSWVRGEPTRRSDVDVCLVKPTPGTYERVLEKLGGKYDVKVFEELPLYIQIEVIKNHRVIYGDELELSEYFYRFRKLWRDMEHRIKENRFKSVREKALLRRRAREKAKVPGKA from the coding sequence ATGTTCCTCATTACCCAGCTCCGCAGGGACTTCGAGGAGTTCAGGAACTCCTGCATGGGGATCCTCCTCTACGGCTCGTGGGTTAGAGGGGAACCTACACGGAGGAGCGACGTTGATGTGTGCCTCGTCAAGCCTACGCCAGGAACCTACGAGAGGGTTCTCGAAAAGCTTGGCGGGAAGTACGACGTCAAGGTTTTTGAGGAACTGCCCCTTTACATTCAGATTGAAGTTATCAAGAACCACAGGGTAATCTACGGGGACGAGCTTGAGCTGTCGGAGTACTTCTACCGGTTCAGAAAGCTCTGGAGGGATATGGAGCACCGGATTAAGGAGAATCGGTTCAAAAGCGTTAGGGAGAAAGCCCTTCTGAGGAGGCGTGCCCGTGAGAAGGCAAAGGTACCTGGAAAAGCTTGA
- a CDS encoding prefoldin subunit beta has product MQNIPPQVQQMLGQLESYQQQLQLVVQQKQKVQLDLNDAKNALEEIEKVEEETPVYKTVGTLIVRTEKAKAVEELKEKIETLEVRLRALERQEQKLNETLKELTQKIQGVLRGVAG; this is encoded by the coding sequence ATGCAGAACATTCCCCCTCAGGTTCAGCAGATGTTGGGGCAGCTTGAGAGCTACCAGCAGCAGCTTCAGCTCGTTGTTCAGCAGAAGCAGAAGGTTCAGCTCGATTTAAACGACGCTAAGAATGCCCTTGAGGAGATCGAGAAGGTCGAGGAGGAGACCCCGGTCTACAAGACCGTTGGAACCCTCATCGTGAGAACGGAGAAGGCGAAGGCGGTGGAGGAACTCAAGGAAAAGATAGAGACCCTCGAAGTTCGCCTCAGGGCCCTCGAGAGGCAGGAGCAGAAGCTCAACGAGACCCTCAAAGAGCTCACCCAGAAGATACAGGGCGTCCTTAGGGGAGTCGCCGGCTGA
- a CDS encoding cation:proton antiporter: MAFDVIGYVFIIIAVARLLAEVSERLGYPGFLGEISAGLVLGVVLNDLPREDLSLLAELGVFFLMMYAGLELTPEEVRIGGRKSFPIYTITLLAMFFLTLPFTDYRVETDNFIVASILAVASAPIVLRLTRFFGRDFLHVALSYAVISEVGALVILYLLINFELHHLSYVELGLELLKDALFLTVVLGINYAIGIKHRVLITTKLRRLKSDEAVFGMVMILATSLALISEELGLHFSIGAFLVGLMLHSDLMGTKQFERVHTIISGVTYGIFAPIFFAWRGINFETEFSLDVVYFFVVIYIVRILLTTVLVWEKDLKVSLTRGAGIASFGVLGLLVGELGYSYGVLSEHMYALASLASILGIFVSASVGLVLSHIGGGEDE, from the coding sequence TTGGCTTTTGACGTTATCGGTTACGTCTTCATTATAATCGCCGTTGCGCGCCTCCTGGCCGAGGTTTCCGAGCGCTTGGGTTATCCCGGATTCCTTGGGGAAATCTCGGCGGGCCTCGTGCTTGGAGTTGTCCTCAACGACCTGCCCCGTGAAGATTTGAGCCTCCTGGCCGAGCTTGGGGTGTTCTTCCTCATGATGTACGCGGGCCTTGAGCTCACTCCTGAGGAGGTGCGTATAGGAGGGAGGAAGAGCTTTCCTATCTACACCATCACCCTACTCGCGATGTTCTTCCTCACGCTCCCCTTCACGGACTATCGTGTGGAGACTGACAACTTCATAGTGGCGTCAATACTTGCCGTGGCCTCGGCTCCCATAGTGCTCCGCCTCACGAGGTTCTTCGGCCGGGATTTCCTCCACGTTGCCCTCTCCTATGCGGTGATAAGCGAGGTGGGGGCCCTCGTCATCCTCTACCTCCTCATAAACTTCGAGCTCCACCACCTGAGCTATGTGGAGCTGGGCCTGGAGCTCCTGAAGGATGCCCTCTTCCTTACCGTAGTCCTCGGGATAAACTACGCCATCGGGATAAAGCACAGGGTTTTGATAACAACGAAGCTCCGCAGGCTGAAGAGCGATGAAGCGGTATTCGGCATGGTGATGATTCTGGCAACTTCTTTGGCCCTCATCAGTGAAGAGCTCGGCCTCCACTTCAGTATTGGGGCGTTCCTCGTTGGTTTGATGCTCCACAGCGACCTCATGGGAACTAAGCAGTTCGAGAGGGTGCACACGATAATATCCGGCGTTACCTACGGCATATTTGCCCCCATATTCTTCGCCTGGAGGGGCATAAACTTTGAGACGGAGTTCTCCCTAGATGTTGTTTACTTCTTTGTGGTTATATACATCGTCAGGATTCTCCTCACAACCGTGCTCGTATGGGAAAAGGACCTGAAGGTCTCCTTAACCAGGGGTGCAGGGATAGCGAGCTTTGGAGTGCTCGGCCTGCTCGTCGGTGAGTTGGGTTACTCCTATGGAGTTCTAAGCGAGCACATGTACGCGCTTGCTTCGCTCGCGAGCATACTTGGCATATTCGTCTCAGCCAGCGTGGGGTTGGTACTGAGTCACATTGGGGGTGGGGAAGATGAGTGA
- a CDS encoding ACT domain-containing protein — MRHYELIKVKEDGKVEIPLEFAYELGLVKGAYFLVEVDTDLKEAHMERIALPGKRLVEVELVVEDRPGVLAKVSGLFGKHGINILFNESEELGELGLAAIVAIVDVSGSRVSLEELEKALKGLEEVRELTLREVE, encoded by the coding sequence ATGAGGCACTACGAGCTCATAAAGGTTAAGGAAGATGGAAAGGTGGAGATCCCGCTCGAGTTCGCCTACGAGCTCGGGCTCGTCAAAGGAGCCTACTTCCTGGTAGAGGTTGACACCGACCTCAAGGAGGCCCACATGGAGAGGATAGCCCTCCCGGGGAAGAGACTGGTCGAGGTTGAACTCGTTGTGGAGGACAGGCCCGGGGTTCTGGCCAAGGTCAGTGGGCTCTTTGGAAAGCACGGGATAAACATCCTCTTCAACGAGAGCGAGGAGCTGGGCGAGCTGGGTCTCGCTGCCATAGTGGCCATCGTGGACGTCAGCGGAAGCAGGGTTTCACTTGAGGAGCTTGAAAAGGCCCTTAAGGGGCTGGAGGAGGTCAGGGAGCTAACCCTGAGAGAGGTGGAGTAG
- a CDS encoding tRNA-binding protein, which translates to MWDTSKDYRLMVAEKAVEYFLKSIEGAKFKGKWDKKKAIQLAKEMIPEVQAMRYSYLDPAELVKTPQMGALKEKAKGIIEALGGEDWHHKFLSLADRGEREKVEEAVAKVRFFLNTILGLEKRLALGKINDPVIAVDIKVGEVMSVGKHPNADRLLVTNVNIGDRAITVVTNDLTVKEGNRVAVALLPPANFRGIVSEGMFLGAGEGVLKDVKGEIGGLPKGVPLEAFNETRNLVEAFLKG; encoded by the coding sequence ATGTGGGACACGAGTAAGGATTACAGGCTTATGGTGGCCGAGAAAGCCGTCGAGTACTTCCTCAAGAGCATTGAGGGGGCCAAGTTCAAGGGTAAGTGGGACAAGAAGAAAGCAATCCAGCTCGCCAAGGAGATGATACCGGAAGTTCAGGCCATGCGCTACTCCTACCTCGATCCGGCGGAGCTCGTCAAAACCCCCCAGATGGGAGCCTTGAAGGAGAAGGCGAAGGGCATAATAGAGGCCTTAGGCGGCGAGGACTGGCACCACAAGTTCCTTAGTTTAGCGGATAGGGGCGAGCGCGAGAAGGTCGAGGAGGCCGTTGCGAAGGTCCGCTTCTTCCTCAACACGATACTTGGGCTGGAGAAAAGGCTCGCCCTCGGGAAGATAAACGACCCGGTCATAGCGGTGGACATCAAGGTCGGGGAGGTCATGAGCGTCGGAAAGCACCCGAACGCGGACAGGCTTCTCGTTACGAACGTCAACATCGGCGACAGGGCGATAACCGTCGTCACAAATGACCTAACGGTCAAGGAGGGCAACCGCGTTGCCGTGGCATTACTTCCGCCGGCTAACTTCCGGGGGATCGTGAGTGAGGGCATGTTCCTCGGCGCTGGAGAGGGTGTCCTCAAGGACGTCAAGGGCGAAATCGGCGGCCTGCCGAAGGGAGTTCCCCTCGAGGCCTTCAACGAGACGAGGAACCTGGTTGAGGCGTTTTTGAAGGGGTGA